The Candidatus Eisenbacteria bacterium genome contains the following window.
GCCGAGCGCGACGAGCCGGAAGAGGGGAGTTCCCTGCGGGGCCGGAGGACCGGAAGGGGCGCGAGTCACGCCGTCCCTCCCGCATCAGCGGCACCGGCGGCGGCGATCGCGTCGAGCGTCTCTCCCACTCCCCGGTCGCCCAAACCGAAAAGAGAGCGGATCTCGTCGAGCCCGGTTCGGGTTTCGTCGATCAAGCCCCGGAACCCATCGTCGTCGATCCCGAAACGCCTCCTGGTTTCGGCGGCGAAAAGAGACACCCTCTCCTCGTTCCGGCGGAGCACGCTCGGCGCGAGACTCGCCACCGACATGGGGAGCGCGATGGTGTTCTCCAACTCCGCCTCGGCGAGTTCCTCCGCGGAGAGATTATGGGCGCCCACGAAACAGACGATTTCCTCCGGAAATCCCCAGGAACGGAGGATCCAGGCGCCCGCCTGGGCGTGATCCCAGCGCAGATTCTCCCGTTCGATCCGGGAGAGACGCTCGTCGCTCTCCGCCCAACGCTCCACGATCGGGGCGTAATACTCCCTCCAGGCGACGAGCAGCACCGGGAGCGCCACGTCGGCCAGGAGCATGGCGGTGAACGCTTCCTCCTCGTCGTGCAGGCCCTGCCGGCGGGCGAGGGAACGGGCGATCAAGGTGCGGATCAGAGAGTCGATCCAAAACGCCTCGTGGTCGAAAAGGCCGTCGTCCTTCGGCCGCGGGACGCCGCTCACCATCGTGTAGGAGAGGGCGATGGACCGGATCTGGCGCATCCCCAGAAGGGAGATCGCGTGGGGAAGCGTGGTCACGCGATGACCGAGGGAGAAGTAGGAGGAGTTCACCGTTTGCAACACTCGGGCGGCGAGTTCGGGCGATCCGGAGAGGATCCGGACCAGTTGCTTGGGATCCGGCTCGGGCTTGTTCATCTCGCCGACGAGGCGGACCGCCGCCGCCGGGAGAGGCGGGATCTTCACGTCCCGGAACATGCGGCCGAAATCGCCGGTCGCGACGGCGGCATGCCTCCTTATCTTCTCGATCCAACCGATCGTCATATTGCTCTCCCCGCCGGACGCGGTGGCCCGGCTATCCGACGGATCGACCGATCGGCCCCGGAACTTCAGCGTTTCCACGCCTGTCCGCTCGCCCGCCCCCCCGCTTTGTGGTAGCCTCGGACCGGAGGCGCCCATGGAGGAAGCGCGGAAAACCGACCTGGTCGGATCGACGCCGGAAGAGATCGGCGCGCTCCTAAGTGCCCTCGACGAGCCCCCCTACAGGGGAACGCAGATCTTCCGCTGGATTCACCGGCACCGCGCACGTTCCTTCCGGGAGATGACCGTGCTCCCCCTCCCGCTTCGGGAAGCGCTGGAGGCGCGATTCCGCATCGACCTTCCCCGCCGGACGGAGCGCGTCGGGCCGGGGCCGGACGGCGCGGTGAAGGACCTCTTCCTCCTCCAGGACGGCGCGGCGGTGGAAGCGGTGCGAATCGCCGGAGAAGACGGGGCGACCCTCTGCGTCTCCTCCCAGGCCGGCTGCCGCTACGGCTGCGCCTTCTGCGCCACCGCCCGGGGCGGTTTCCGGCGCTCCCTCACGGCGGGGGAGATCGCCGGCCAGCTCCTTGTTCAGGAGGAACCGGTCCGCCGTGTGGTGTACATGGGGATGGGAGAGCCTCTGGCGAACTACAGAAACACGGTTCGCAGCGTGAGACTCCTCGTCCACCCCGAGGGGGCGGCGATCCCGCCGCGACGGATCACGCTCTCCACCGCCGGCCTGGTTCCTCTCATCGACCGCCTCGCCGCGGAGGAGCTGGGGTTGCGACTCGCCGTCTCGTTGAACGCCTCGAACGACGAAATCCGCCGGCGGCTCATGCCGATCGCGGAACGCTGGCCGATCGAGGCGCTGCTGGCGGCGGCGGACCGTTTCGCCCGGCAAAGCGGCGCGCCGGTCACCTTCGAGTACGTCCTTCTGGCGGGGGTGAACGACGGAGACGAACACGCCCGGGAGCTGGCGCGCCGCCTCGCCCCGATCCGCTGCAAGGTGAACCTGATCCCCTTCAACCCGGTCCCCTCCCTTCCCTGGCGCGGCCCGACGGAGTCGAGGATCGAGTCCTTTCTGCGGATCCTGGCGCCTCGTCTGGTCGCCACGGTGCGCCGGAGCGCCGGCTCGGGGATCGACGCCGCCTGCGGACAGCTCCGCCTCCGCACCGCTCCGCCGGAAGAGAGGAACGCGCGATGAGGAAACAGAGCTATCGCTCCCGCAGTCGCTTCACCTTCGAGAGAAAACTCTTCGTCGCCTTTCTCTTTTTCACGCTGGCGCCGACGCTCGTCCTGATCGGTCTTCTGAAAGACCGCATCGACCGCACCATCGATCTTTGGCAGAACCCCGGAGTGGAGCGGGCGATGGAGGAGGCGCTCCGCCTCGCCGACGATTCGGAGCGGGACTCGGAAGAGGATCGGGAGGTCAGCCTGCGCGCCGTGCGCGAGGGATTCCACTACTACACGCAGCTCCGCCTCTACGAGCGATACGCCAAGGCGAAGATCGCGATCCTCACCGCGTCGATCCTCCTCGCCGCCGCCGTGTCGGCGCTCTTCGTCGGCCGCTGGCTCGCCCGATCCCTCGGCCGGCCGGTCCGCTCTCTGGTCGACGGGACCCGCCGGGTGAGCGAGGGGGAACTGGACGTGATCGTCCCGCGCACCACGAGCGACGAGCTGGGGACCCTCGTGGACGCCTTCAACCAAATGACGGCGGATCTGAAGACGGGGCGGGAGCGGCTGCTCCGCGCGGAGCGGGTCGCCACCTGGGCCGAGGCGGCGCGGCGGATCGCTCACGAGATCAAGAACGCGCTCACGCCGATCACCCTGTCGCTTCACCGGTTGGAGCGGCGCGCCGCCCGCATGGACGGGGAGGAGCGCCGCGTTTGGGAGGATTGCCTCCGGCCGATCCTGGAGGAGGTGGAGAACCTCAAGGCGCTCGCCGAGGAGTTTTCTCAGTTCTCCCGTCTTCCGGAGCCGAGCATGGAACCTTTCGATATATATGAATTGCTCGCCGCCGTGGCCGGTCTCTATACCGAAGGGACGGGTCTCGACGTGCGTGTGCGGATCGATCCGGGCACTCCTCCCGCGCTGGGGGACGCGGAGTTGCTCCGCAGGGTCTTCTCCAATCTGGTGAAGAACGCGGTGGAAGCGACGGGGGGAAAGGGGACCCTTCTCCTCGACGCCCGGGCCGAAGGGGACCGCGTGGCGGTCCGCGTCGCCGATGACGGACCCGGCATCCCGCCGGATCGCCTGGGCCGGGTCTTCGCCCCCTACTTCACCACCAAGCGGGAAGGGACCGGCCTCGGCCTCGCCCTGGTGGAGAGGATCGTGCTCGACCACGGCGGCGAAATCGACGTGGAGCCGAATCGACCCCGGGGAACGGTTTTCCGGATCCTCCTCCCCGCGGCCCGCTGAGACAGACCGTCCCTCCCCGTCGTGACCGGCGCCGCGCCCCCCACCACCCTCCTTGCGCTCCTCCCTCTCCCTCCCTACAATGGACGCGGACGGAAAGGAGAGCGCCGTGCCCCCGGGAACGATCTACGTCATCGACGACGAAACCAACATCCGCCGCTCCCTGACCGGGCTTCTCGAGGACGAGGGATACCGGGTGGAGGACTTTCCCTCCGCCGAGGAGGGGAGCGAGAGGATCGACGCCGCTCCGCCGGACCTGCTCCTCCTGGACGTCCGCCTCCCCGGCGTCGACGGGATCGCCTTCCTCCAAACACTGCGCGAGGGAGACGCCTCCTTCCCGGTGGTCGTTCTCTCCGGACACGCCACCATCGATTCGGCGGTGCGGGCGACCCGGCTCGGCGCCTTCGACTTCATCGAAAAACCGCTCGACCCGGAACGCCTTCTGATTACGGTGCGGAACGCGCTCGAGATCCGCGGCCTGCAGGAGGAAAACAGGGACCTCCGGTCCCGCGCCCTCGGGCCGGGCGAGATGATCGGCGACCATCCGACCATGGCGGCGCTCCGCGAGGAGATCGGACTGGCCGCCCCCTCCCGAAGCCGCGTCCTGATCTACGGCGAGAACGGGACCGGCAAGGAATTGGTGGCCCGGGCGATCCACGCGGAGAGTCCCAGGCGCGACCGGCCCTTCATCAAGGTGAACTGCGCCGCCATCCCCAAGGACCTGATCGAGAGCGAACTCTTCGGGCACGAGAAGGGCTCCTTCACCGGCGCCACGGAGCAGAGGATCGGCAAGATCGAGGCGGCCGACGGCGGCACCCTTCTGCTCGACGAAGTGGGCGACATGAGCCTGGAGACGCAGGCCAAGCTGCTCCGCGTTCTCGAGGCGCGCGAGCTGGAACGGGTCGGGGGCCGACGCGCCATCCCCTTCGACGTGCGGGTGGTCTCCGCCACCAACAAAAACCTCCGCGGCGAGATCGAGGCGAAACGTTTTCGAGAGGATCTCTTCTTCCGTCTCGCCGTGATTCCCATCACCGTTCCCCCCCTGCGGGAACGCGCGGAAGACATCCCGGTCCTGGTGGACCGTTTCATCCGGCACTTCGCCGAGGAGAACGGCCGCCGGCCCCTCCGCTTCTCCACCGGTGCGATGGACTCCCTGCTCGGCTACCGCTGGCCGGGGAACGTGCGGGAGCTGAAGAACCTCGTCGAACGATTATTGATCATGGGCGGCGGCCCCGAGATCACCGCCGAAGAGGTGGAGCGCGTCCTTCATCCCGCTTCCGCTCCCGGCGGCGACGACGACAGCTCCACACTCCGGGAAAGGGTGGAGCTGTTCGAGATGCGGATTCTGACCGAGGCGCTCCGCCGGAACGAAGGGAACGTGGCGGAAACCGCCCGGGAGTTGCGGACCGACCGGGCCAACCTGCACCGGAAAATGAAACGGTACGGAATCCGCGCGAAGGAGGCGTAGCCCGGTGTCGCCCCGACGTCCACGACGTGTCCCATATACACACCTCGCGGCGACCTCGCCGGGCATCCCGAAGACAACCCCTATTTATTCAATGGGTTACCCGATCCGAATTCCGGGCGAGATCCGGCACGCCCCTTGCTTTTTCCGAGAGAAGACCGGGAAAGCGAGGGATGTCCTATGAAACGTCAACTGATCGGAACGGCTCTCCTCTCCGCTCTTCTCCCCCTTCTCGCTGCCGGAGCGATCGCGCCGCAGGTGGACGAGCTGCAGATCCGGGAGGACGTGATCCTTCTGCGGATCGGCGAGCACACGTACCGTCTCACCGACGAACAGGCCGCGCTCCTCCGGGAGGGGAACTGGGAGACGCGCAACGGTGAGATCGTGATCCATTCCGAAAACGGCCTCGAGATGGTGATCCGCGCCGGCGACGAGGAGATCCTTCCGCTGCCGCGCCCGGGGGAGGAGACGCGCCGCCGGGGAATCGCCGTGGACCGTATCGAGGAGGGAATCCTCTTCCGTTTCTTCCAGGACGGTGCGGAGGAGGTGGTGATCGAAGGCTCCTTCAACGACTGGAACGCCCGGAGGGGCCGCATGCGCCGCGAGGGGAGCGCCTGGACCTACGAGACCCTTCTCCCCCGCGGCACGTACCAGTTCCGCGTCCTCTACAGGCTCGAGGGAGACGATCACTGGTTCCTGGAGCCGGAACGCGAGCAGCGCCTCACCGGGATCCGGCACAATCTCTTTACATTGGAAGTGAGCGACCGGGAGGCGTACTGGTACATCGAGGAGGTGGCGCAAAACGCCGTCACCTTCGGCGGCGGCGCCCGCTACAACCGCGTGGAGGGGGCGAACCTTTCCTACACCCTCGGCCTCCGCCGCGGCGTGTTTCATCAGGCGGACCTGCAGTGGACCCAGGGATATTCTTTCGCGATCGAGCGATGGACCTGGGAGACCGGCCTCCGGCTCCCCGTGCCGATCGGCGTGCCCGGCCTCTCCTTCGGCGCCTCCGGCTACGACCGGATCCAGATCCCGGAGCAGTGGACCGTCTCCTCACGGGAAAACCTCGCCGCCGCTCTCCTGGTGCGGGAAGACTTCTACGATTACGTCTGGGGGCGCGGCTGGACCGTCTTTCTGGAGGAGCGATTCGGAAACCACGTCCTCTCGGGCGGCTACCGGGAGAACGAAACCGAACCGGTGTCGAAACAGACCGATTGGTCCCTTTTCGGCGGCGCGAAAAAGTTCCGTGAGAACCTTTTCAGCGACAGCGCCGGCACGGCCGGCCTCGCCTGTCGGATCGAAGGACGCTACGCCTACGACAGCCGAAACTACCAGGACGAACCGACCAAGGGTTCCCTGCTCCGTCTCTCGGGAGACTACTCCGGCTGGGAGCTGGACGGGGATTTCGACTACTGGCGGGGCGTGCTGGACCTGCGCCATTACCACAAGCTGTCGCCGATGCTCCGGGTCGACTTCCGGATCATGGGCGGGGCCATCCAGGGGACGGCGCCGCTGCAGGAGCGGTTCTATCTGGGCGGCGTGGGGACGATGCGTGCCCACGCCTTCAAGGAGCTGGTGGGGAACCGCTTCTTGCTCGCCAACGTGGAATACCGGGCGCCGATCTTCGCCGATCTGGAGTGCGTGTTCTTCGCCGATCTGGGAGACGCCTGGCGCACCCCGGAGCGGGAGACCTTCGACCTGGAATCGGACATGGGCGTGGGCGTGCAGAACGACGACGGCGACGTCCGGGTCGACTTCGCCCGCCGCCTGAACGAGGGGGCGGACGAGGAAATCGTGGTCACTTTCCGGTTCGCGCGCACCTTCTGACCGGCTCCGGCCGGCGGAGGGGAGCGGCGACTTCGGCCGAGACGATCGGGAGATCCGTTTTGCCCCTTCCCTTTCTCCGTCTTCGACCGGTCCGGCCCCCGCTCATCCTCGCCCTTTTTCTCCTTCTCCTCGCCCCCACCGCCGCCCGCGCGGAAGGCAACATCGTCTTCTCCCAGATCCGCGTCGCCGAAGGGTGGCTCGAGCTGGACTTCGAACTGACCGGAGGGTTTTCGCCTAAAGTGATCGAAACCCTCGACGGGGGGCTTCCGGCGACGCTCATCTTCGAGGTGGAGCTTTGGCGAGCACGTGCTTCCTGGTTCGACCATCTCGAGGAAACCCGCTATCTCACCTACCGGATCGAATTCGACCTGTGGGAGAAGGTGTACCGCGCCGGCGCGCCCGGGCGCGAGCCGCGCACCTACCCCGATCTCGCCAGCCTCACAGCGGACCTGCTCCGGCGCGAACGCCTCCGGATCCTCCCCGTCCGGCGGCTCCGGAGGCGCGAACCCCACTACTTCTCCGTCCGGGCCGAGGTCCGCCCCGTCGAACTTCGCCAGATCCGGGAGATCGAAGCGTGGCTGGAGGGAAAGATCCCCGTCGAAGGGGAACAGGAGGGGGACGGCACCTTCCTCGGCGCCGTGCCGGAGAGGCTCTTCGGTTTCGCCGCCAGCCTGGCCGGGTTCGGAGAGGACCGGATCGAAGCCCGGAGCATCACCTTCCGCCCCGAGGCGCTCGAGTAGCCGCCTCCGGGTTCCGGATCGCGGCGGCGTAAAACTTTCTACGTAAACTTAAAAAAGGGGAGGCTCTCGCCCCCCCTCGTTTTTATTTTCGTCGAAACCGCCTACTCGACCACGCCTTCCGGAAGGACCGGCCGATCCGTCTCGATCGGCGTTCCGTCGATTTCGCCGTTCGCCGAGCCCCGGCGACCGAAGCGGCTCATCAGAACCGCTCCGAACCCGATCAGGAAGGCGAGGGCCAGGATCACATTCCCGGCGATCAGCACGGACCAGCCGAGATAGTTCAGCGGCCCGCCGATGCCGACCAGGAGCTTGCCGACCAGGTTGAGCGCCCCGAGAAGGATGAAGCCGATCATGGTGAGCCACCGCGGGTGGGACACGGACGGGAAGATCTTGACGCCCATGTTCCTTCCCACGACCAGGGAGACGGCCACCATCGACCAGATCGACGCCACCATGAGGACGACGACCAGCACGGGCACGAGCAAAAGCCCGATGATGCTGATCGCGAGCACCAGGAATGCGACCGGCGTGAGCACGATCCCGAGGACTCCGGCCAGGCCGGACCGGAAATAATCCTGTTGCACCCTCTCCGCGATCCTCTCCGTCGCCCGCGAGAACAGGTCGACGAAGATCAGCGTGAACAAGAAGAAGAGAACGAGCCAAGCGAGCCATTTCCCGAACACACGGGCCGCCCGTTGGGTCGGACTGAAAGAGTGTTTGTGCAGCCCCCAGGGGAAGAGTCGCTCGAGTCCGTAGCCCACGTTGACCTGCTGGCCTTGGACGCGCGCGCCCTCCATCTTATCCAGGCTGCCGGCGGTCACCACCGCGTCGCCGGTGATCCGCGCGGTGGGATGCAGGGTGAGCACGCCGCCCACCACCACCGCGTCGCCGCGCACCTTGCCGTAGACGTCCAGGTTCCCGCCGATCACCACCGCGTCCCCTTCCACGATCAGGTCCTCGGGGACGACCATGCTTCGGCCGATCCGCACCATGTCCGCTGTGGAGTTTTCCATCTCCACCCGGACCCGGTCTCCGCGCGTGCGGAACTGGATCACTGTGTCCATCTCTTCGCCGCGCTCTTCCTCCCCGGCGAGGAGCGTGTCCGCCCCCGCGTCGCCGTCCGGGACCGTACCGGCGGCCTCCTGGCCGATCGCCGGAACGGCCCAGAAGAGGAGAAGCAGGCCCAGCGTCGCGAGAATCGACCGGAGAACGTTCCGATCAGACGCAGAGCAGACCATGATGTCCTCCCTTGTTGTGGGCGAGGAGGAATCGCGTCCCCCATCCCAATGCCACGAGCACCAGCAATCCCGCCGAGGCGAGGAGCAAGGTGCGCACCTCCGTCGTTTGCGCCGCCAATGAGACGGTGCGGCTCATCACGCTCGCGTACCCGGCCGCTTCCTTCAGCAGGTCCACGGCGCGGGAAAGGCCGGGTAGGAGAGCGGTGAAGCCTCTGAGAACGAGGCGGATCACTCCGGGGTCGCCGGAAAGCGCCCAACGCAGAAGATTGTCGCCCATCAGCTGCGCCACCTGCACGGTCCGGTAGAGGAAAGCCGATCCGGCCATCAAAACGATGGACGCCGCGGCCCAGGCCCAGGCCGGAATCGGCCGGCGGAAACGGCGGACGACGGAGGAACGGGCCGGGAAGAGACGCGCGCAAACCACCCCCTCCAGATGGGGGGGAGGCTCGGGGAGCGATGCGTCGTCCAACAGGACGAAGAGGGAGCGGAACGTTTCGAGCCGCTCCCGGCAGGCGGGGCAACCTTCCAGGTGCCGGAGTTCTTCCGCCTCGGCGCCCGCCTCCTCCAGGATCTCCTGGATTCTCTTCTCGTCGATGTGTCCGTTCCTATTCACCGGTCCACCTCTCTCTCCTGCACCACACTACGAAACCACCCCTTCCGGAGTTTCCTGACTCCTCTCCTTTAATCGACGCGGGAGATCCGGATCTCCCCTCCCGGAGCGAAAAGTCGGGCGTCCGAGTCGCCGTTGCCGGCCGTTCCCTGCAACCTGGAACGGCTAACTCTTTTTAATTCAATTGGTAAGAAGCATTGAATCGCCCCGGTCCGCGTCTCCGCGTCGATGCGAGCGCTCCAGTCGCCGGGGACGGCGAGGTCCAGATTGCCCCCCTCCGATTCGAGGTGGTAACGGAGCGACTTCCCCGGCTCCACCCGCACCCAGACGTCCCCCAAACCGGTCCGGATCTCCACGTCGCCGGACGGACGGATCGCCTCCACGTCGCCGCTCTCCGCGTCCACACGGAGACGGCCGGCGCACTCCTCCACCAGAACGTCCCCCGCCCTCCCCTCCACGTCCGCGTCGCCGAGGATGTCGTAAAGGTACAGATCACCGCTCGAGCTGCGGGCGTGGAGCGCCCCACCCACCCGCCGGGCCTCCACCTCGCCGGTGGTGACCCGCACATCCAGGTCTCCGCGGATCTCCGAAACGGTCACGTTCGCGTGGCGCCCCACCACCCGCACCGGTCCGAGCACTTCCTCGACCAGCAGGTCCCCACGCTCCGTTTCGATCCTGAGGGGACCCTCCAAGGCGCGGGCGGCCGCGTCGCCGCTCACCGTGCGAATCTCCGTCTCGCAACGGGCGGGCGCGAGGATCTCCAGGTCCACTCGGGCGCGCACCGGGTCGCGGCGGCTGCGGAGGCGATCCCACCAGGAATCGCCGGCGGAGTAAATCGGGTCGGGGACGAAAGCCCCGACGGAAAGCCCGCCGTGATCGTCCGGCTCGATGCGGATCTCCATAAGAGCGAAAACGCGGGCGCTGTCCTCGGGCGCCCCCCCTTCCATCCATTTTCGGGCGCGCACCTCGACGGCGTCCGCGCCGGGAACGCCGGTGACCAGCACCGAGCCGCGGCGGTTCTCCACGCGGAGAAGGGCCCCTTCCCGGAAGGGGTGGCTGGCGCTCCATTCACTCCCCCGCTCCGTCCCGTCCCGCGCCCCGGCGGGCGCGGCCGCGACGAGAAGAACCGCGCAGAGCGGCATCACCGCCGACAAGATCCCGCGGGCCGTTCGGGTCATTTTCTCTCCCTCCCCAAGCGCTCGCCCAGCATCTCGGCTAGCGCCGCGCGTGCCCGGAAGATCCGGACCTTCACGGTGCCGAGAGGCACGTCGAGCGTCTCGGCGATCTCCTCGTAGCGGAGGCCATGCACGTGCCTGAGCGTGATCGCCGATCGGAGCGTCGGCCCGAGCCGCGCGATCGCCTCCTCCAACATCTCCCTCTCCTGACCGAGTGCGGTCGCGTCCAGCGGGTCCATCGCGTCCGGATCGGGCAGATCCCACTCGATCTCGCCGTCCCCCCGCCGGATCGGTTCGTCCAATGACACCGTGGTCATGCGTCGCCGGCGCAGGTGATCGATGCACAGGTTATGGGTGATCCGGAGCAGCCAGCTCCGGAACAAGTGACTCGGGTCGTACTGGCCGAGCGAGCGGTGCAACCGGATGAACACGTCCTGGGATGCGTCCTCGGCGTCCTCGTTGTTCCGCAGGATCCGATAGCAGAGCCGAAAGACGTCCCTCTGATAGCGCCGGATCAGGATGCGGAAGCACTCCTCGTCGCCGGCCCGCGCACGCGCGACCAACGATTTGTCGTCCGGCTTGCTCTCCATCTCGCTCCCCGTCCCCGCCGCGCGGGAGGTGGGCGGTATCGACCGAACGCCGGTGGGCGCTCGTTCCTCTCCGGCCCATCTCCGGGAGTCGACCGGAGAACTGAATGTAGGGAAAAGGCGGCACGGCCGTCAAGGAAGGCGACGTCCCGAAAGGTCTTGACCGGTCCCTGAAGAGGGGGTTAGCGTACGAAACGTCTCGGACGGCGCGGTCCCTCCGCGCGCGACTTCACACGACTCAACTCGGACCGGCCGGCCTCTCCGGGCCGGCGGAGGGAGCATAGCGATGACACTGATCGCGGATCTCCACGCGCGAGAGATCCTGGACTCGCGGGGCAACCCCACCCTGGAGGTGGAATGCGTGCTCGATTCGGGCGGCTTCGGCCGCGCGATGGTCCCCTCCGGGGCTTCCACCGGGGAACACGAGGCGGTGGAGCTCCGCGACGGCGACCCGAAGCGATACCTCGGCAAGGGCGTCACCCGGGCGGTGGCGAACGTGAACGAGATCATCGGCCCCGAGCTGCTCGACATGGACGCCCTCGACCAACAGTTAATCGATCAAGTGTTGATCGAGTTGGACGGAACGCCCAACAAGGCGAACCTGGGCGCCAACGCCGTCCTGGGCGCCTCGCTGGCGGCGGCGCGCGCGGCGGCGGACGCCGTCGGCCTCCCTCTCTATCGCTACCTGGGCGGCGCGCGGGCCCGCCTCCTGCCGACGCCGATGATGAACGTCTTGAACGGCGGCTCCCACGCCGACAACAACGTGGATATCCAGGAATTCATGATCGTCCCCGCCGGCGCGCCCACGTTCCGGGAAGCGCTCCGGGTCGCCGCGGAGATCTTTCACCACCTGAAGAAGGTGCTCAAAGGGAAAGGCCTGAACACCTCCGTCGGCGACGAGGGGGGGTTCGCGCCGGACCTGAAATCGAACGAGGACGCGCTCCGCGTGATTCTCCAGGCGATCGAAAGCGCCGGTTACCGCCCCGGCGAGGACGTCTGGTTCGCCCTCGACCCGGCGGCGAGCGAGTTCTATAAAAACGGGAAGTACATTCTCGCCGCCGAGAAAGACCCGGAACGGGACGCGGCGGGGATGGTGGACTACTGGGCCGGCCTGGTCGACCGCTACCCGATCCTCTCCATCGAGGACGGCCTCGCCGAGGACGACTGGGATGGCTGGAAGCTGATGACGGAGCGACTCGGCGACCAAATCCAGATCGTCGGCGACGATCTCTTCGTGACCAACGTGGAGCGGCTCCGGCGTGGAATCGAGAGCGGTTGCGCCAACTCGATCCTGATCAAGCTGAACCAGATCGGAACGCTCACGGAGACACTGGACGCGATGGAGACGGCGAGCCGCGCCGGTTACACGTCGGTGGTCTCGCATCGGAGCGGCGAAACGGAGGACTCCACCATCGCCGATCTGGCGGTGGCGACCCACGCCGGGCAGATCAAAACCGGTTCT
Protein-coding sequences here:
- a CDS encoding sigma-70 family RNA polymerase sigma factor, with amino-acid sequence MESKPDDKSLVARARAGDEECFRILIRRYQRDVFRLCYRILRNNEDAEDASQDVFIRLHRSLGQYDPSHLFRSWLLRITHNLCIDHLRRRRMTTVSLDEPIRRGDGEIEWDLPDPDAMDPLDATALGQEREMLEEAIARLGPTLRSAITLRHVHGLRYEEIAETLDVPLGTVKVRIFRARAALAEMLGERLGRERK
- the eno gene encoding phosphopyruvate hydratase, which translates into the protein MTLIADLHAREILDSRGNPTLEVECVLDSGGFGRAMVPSGASTGEHEAVELRDGDPKRYLGKGVTRAVANVNEIIGPELLDMDALDQQLIDQVLIELDGTPNKANLGANAVLGASLAAARAAADAVGLPLYRYLGGARARLLPTPMMNVLNGGSHADNNVDIQEFMIVPAGAPTFREALRVAAEIFHHLKKVLKGKGLNTSVGDEGGFAPDLKSNEDALRVILQAIESAGYRPGEDVWFALDPAASEFYKNGKYILAAEKDPERDAAGMVDYWAGLVDRYPILSIEDGLAEDDWDGWKLMTERLGDQIQIVGDDLFVTNVERLRRGIESGCANSILIKLNQIGTLTETLDAMETASRAGYTSVVSHRSGETEDSTIADLAVATHAGQIKTGSLSRTDRIAKYNQLLRIEEELDTAARYAGLTAFPRVR
- a CDS encoding DUF4097 family beta strand repeat protein; the protein is MTRTARGILSAVMPLCAVLLVAAAPAGARDGTERGSEWSASHPFREGALLRVENRRGSVLVTGVPGADAVEVRARKWMEGGAPEDSARVFALMEIRIEPDDHGGLSVGAFVPDPIYSAGDSWWDRLRSRRDPVRARVDLEILAPARCETEIRTVSGDAAARALEGPLRIETERGDLLVEEVLGPVRVVGRHANVTVSEIRGDLDVRVTTGEVEARRVGGALHARSSSGDLYLYDILGDADVEGRAGDVLVEECAGRLRVDAESGDVEAIRPSGDVEIRTGLGDVWVRVEPGKSLRYHLESEGGNLDLAVPGDWSARIDAETRTGAIQCFLPIELKRVSRSRLQGTAGNGDSDARLFAPGGEIRISRVD